A single genomic interval of Aedes aegypti strain LVP_AGWG chromosome 1, AaegL5.0 Primary Assembly, whole genome shotgun sequence harbors:
- the LOC5565491 gene encoding uncharacterized protein LOC5565491, translating to MAVCFRPWFLLAVVALVIACLVASGDGFRLRDSEVDDSQRASVAYARKKIQGRRVALEEVKKRVAVDQDDDEDDDDEEGMEDDDDDEEEERAAESKYKFERVRRSYRLSPVQKKRAEGKRYSLEEEMKSTKIKVKSVKEAIEASEDDDADDEDEEDDEEEKSIFNLYGLLGSRKGKGSEDDKKTDHVKGQDEDEDDEDEEDENESGGMFGWLKDLTSKDSEKEDEKKKHSKADEDEDDDDDDDDDHEEESGGIFGWLKKLSDVFDDDDDDHDKHGDDDDDDDDNEKEKENPLINFVSSLLQSDKEDSSEDIKFPPVGDEDDDDEDASTEKPKEKKPKDSKIVQLLNKSPLNTLFKSDELPSETPIDTDPKKIKKLQHTPSKVIKQRIEISPEDFESLLLRIPSFVPDYSRLKNNECRRQGQIFQRQLRGKRLWALQMIDASAKVSSGLLRGNANQLGDYDLCTGIATKVKVKEDEQVRMRGKYCLAHIDVVAEDDDLKLPVHLLQGRGFIKSTLNDPDHFLPRFTTINWGICLPAACSYEDAGSIVKNFVKPYNTTGIKLFLEIEEGNCHVRQTSTWTKLFKENWRLVASLGFYTFIVVVTVVASLNDFGIIQIDPHPKVPTAQKSTNENSDDSTTSQPSEETNLLHQTLMSFSVKRTFRQLVGGEDETLAGKDVVGCLSGLRALATIALFCALRLIPMGFQPFTNRNEFTESFNTPWSVALRVLMLYADVYLVISGFLAAYHMVGEYQQKQKVAWFRRIVGRYLRLTLPLIPVLIFYSVVWEHLGSGPQWGDVVVKNANLCKHNFWNNILFVQNWYPVEESCAPHTFQLAVEMQLAILAPLLLIILTANPFYGIASFVLLHGLSTAMRFTSTNEDRLSPYIYHGIRLTQIYRTVNLSFSETLHRATPYLAGFGLGYLLREGDIRKQVDRGIRMSGWIGMAIACGWCFVFPLSTAEKEFQYDINDAAQYAALAPLSWALSICWIIYFCETHQASLLNRLLSCRMMTFLSKISYSVSLIQFLVFFYFAGTTRGSEVFSWSGYLNRTEICLLIFGGTLLTVLYDLPIQNIKAMLDRSGVFDRMEKKDNSVVVLTPPKEEGQEEVTQNGTEKPVENGSAAGHDKEKQGDQAKEEEKKVEDDFVSPFDGRDDDFVPRQAWKRKTPEPEPKPTTPTKGFWDDHEESDAPRSAFKAPSPAKAMEQVSEEEEEEIEEIEVEEVEEEVEEEEEEEEEDEEEIDEEKEVIRRPTGAQSADEEVKPEPEKPEPTTTTKSSSPSLYSRSSSYSPPYVRRQWRRTWDD from the exons ATGGCCGTGTGCTTTCGGCCATGGTTCCTGTTGGCGGTCGTTGCCTTGGTGATTGCGTGTCTGGTGGCAAGTGGAGACGGATTCCGATTACGTGATTCGGAGGTTGACGATAGCCAGCGGGCATCGGTTGCGTACGCCAGGAAGAAGATTCAAGGCAGAAGAGTGGCATTGGAGGAGGTGAAGAAACGTGTCGCGGTAGATCAGGACGACGATGAAGACGACGATGACGAGGAGGGGATGGAggatgacgacgatgacgaaGAGGAAGAGCGAGCTGCCGAGAGCAAGTACAAGTTTGAGAGAGTGCGTAGAAGCTACAGGTTGTCTCCAGTGCAGAAGAAGAGGGCCGAGGGCAAGAGGTATAGTTTGGAGGAGGAAATGAAATCGACGAAGATCAAGGTGAAATCGGTGAAAGAGGCAATCGAAGCAAGTGAGGATGATGATGCTGACGACGAAGATGAAGAAGATGACgaagaagagaaatcgattttcaatctttacGGGTTGCTTGGTTCGCGGAAGGGTAAGGGAAGTGAGGACGATAAGAAGACGGATCATGTGAAAGGTCAGGATGAGGATGAGGATGACGAAGATGAAGAAGATGAAAATGAAAGTGGGGGAATGTTTGGGTGGCTGAAAGATCTCACTAGTAAGGATTCCGAAAAAGAAGATGAAAAGAAGAAACACAGCAAAGCCGATGAAGATGaagacgacgatgatgatgatgatgatgatcatgAAGAAGAAAGTGGTGGCATTTTTGGATGGCTGAAGAAGTTATCCGACGTGTTcgacgatgatgacgacgatcaCGATAAGCACGgcgatgacgacgatgacgacgatgataacgaaaaggaaaaggaaaatccgttgatcaactttgtcagCAGTCTTCTTCAATCGGATAAAGAAGACAGTAGTGAGGACATAAAGTTTCCTCCAGTTGGCGAcgaggatgatgatgatgaagacgCATCAACAGAGAAACCCAAAGAAAAGAAACCGAAAGATTCTAAAATTGTTCAGCTGCTTAACAAAAGCCCGTTGAACACATTGTTCAAATCCGATGAACTCCCGTCGGAGACTCCAATTGATACCGATCCAAAGAAGATCAAAAAACTGCAACATACTCCATCCAAGGTGATCAAGCAGCGCATCGAGATCTCCCCTGAAGACTTCGAATCGCTCCTGCTACGCATCCCCTCCTTCGTTCCGGACTACTCTCGGCTGAAGAACAACGAGTGCCGTCGTCAGGGACAGATCTTCCAGCGTCAGCTTCGCGGCAAGCGTCTTTGGGCGCTGCAGATGATCGACGCCAGTGCCAAGGTGTCATCCGGTCTGCTCCGAGGAAATGCCAACCAGTTGGGAGACTATGATCTGTGCACCGGCATCGCAACCAAGGTCAAGGTGAAGGAGGACGAACAGGTTCGCATGCGAGGCAAGTACTGTTTGGCTCACATCGACGTGGTTGCCGAAGATGATGACCTGAAGTTGCCGGTGCATCtgctgcaaggacgtggcttcATCAAGAGTACGCTGAATGAT CCGGATCATTTCCTACCTCGCTTCACGACGATCAATTGGGGGATTTGCCTTCCGGCTGCCTGCAGCTATGAAGACGCCGGCAGTATTGTAAAGAACTTTGTGAAGCCGTACAACACTACAGGAATTAAGCTCTTCTTGGAGATCGAGGAAGGAAACTGCCATGTACGCCAAACGTCAACCTGGACTAAGCTATTCAAGGAAAATTGGCGTTTAGTTGCTTCGCT GGGCTTCTACACGTTCATCGTAGTCGTTACCGTTGTTGCCTCGCTGAACGACTTCGGCATAATCCAGATCGACCCCCATCCCAAGGTGCCCACCGCGCAGAAGTCTACCAACGAAAACTCTGACGATTCGACCACCTCTCAACCATCCGAAGAAACCAATCTGCTTCACCAGACCCTGATGTCCTTCTCCGTTAAGCGAACCTTCCGGCAACTGGTTGGTGGAGAGGACGAAACCCTCGCTGGCAAGGACGTCGTAGGATGCCTCTCGGGACTACGCGCTCTTGCAACGATTGCCCTGTTCTGTGCCCTCCGGCTGATTCCGATGGGCTTTCAACCGTTTACCAATCGAAACGAGTTTACCGAAAGCTTCAACACTCCTTGGAGCGTCGCTCTTCGGGTGTTGATGCTCTACGCCGACGTCTACCTGGTGATCAGTGGCTTCCTCGCTGCATACCATATGGTTGGCGAGTACCAACAGAAGCAGAAGGTGGCCTGGTTCCGACGGATCGTCGGACGTTATCTGAG ACTGACGCTACCATTGATCCCAGTGCTGATCTTCTACTCCGTCGTATGGGAACACCTCGGCAGTGGGCCCCAGTGGGGAGACGTCGTCGTCAAGAACGCTAATCTGTGCAAACACAACTTCTGGAACAACATCTTGTTCGTCCAGAATTGGTACCCCGTGGAAGAAAGT TGTGCTCCGCATACCTTCCAGCTAGCCGTCGAAATGCAGCTGGCCATTCTGGCACCGCTGCTGCTGATCATCCTGACCGCGAATCCATTCTACGGCATCGCCTCCTTCGTGCTCCTTCACGGTCTATCCACGGCAATGCGCTTCACGTCGACCAATGAAGATCGCCTCTCTCCGTACATCTACCACGGCATCCGCCTAACCCAGATCTACCGCACCGTCAATCTGAGTTTCTCGGAAACGTTGCACCGGGCAACGCCGTACCTGGCCGGGTTCGGACTGGGGTACCTCCTGCGAGAAGGCGACATCCGCAAACAGGTCGATCGAGGCATCCGCATGAGCGGTTGGATCGGTATGGCGATCGCCTGCGGATGGTGCTTCGTATTCCCCTTAAGCACCGCGGAGAAGGAGTTCCAGTATGACATCAACGATGCGGCTCAGTATGCAGCTTTGGCACCGCTCTCATGGGCGTTGTCTATCTGCTGGATCATCTATTTCTGCGAGACCCACCAGGCCAGTTTACTGAACCGCCTGCTCAGCTGCCGCATGATGACCTTCCTCAGCAAGATCTCCTACTCGGTGTCGTTGATCCAATTCTTAGTGTTCTTCTACTTTGCCGGAACGACCCGAGGCAGTGAGGTCTTCAGCTGGTCCGGATACTTAAACCGAACCGAGATTTGTTTGCTGATCTTCGGAGGAACCTTACTGACAGTGCTGTACGATCTTCCGATTCAGAACATCAAGGCGATGCTCGATCGATCGGGTGTGTTTGATCGGATGGAGAAGAAGGACAACTCGGTAGTGGTGTTGACTCCTCCGAAGGAGGAGGGACAGGAAGAGGTCACTCAGAATGGAACGGAGAAACCGGTGGAGAATGGAAGCGCTGCTGGTCACGATAAGGAAAAGCAAGGTGATCAAGCCAAGGAAGAGGAGAAGAAGGTCGAGGATGACTTCGTCAGTCCGTTTGACGGTCGCGATGATGACTTCGTGCCACGGCAGGCGTGGAAGCGAAAGACACCGGAACCGGAGCCGAAGCCCACCACCCCTACCAAAGGCTTCTGGGACGACCATGAAGAAAG CGACGCCCCGAGATCCGCATTCAAAGCCCCATCCCCCGCGAAAGCCATGGAGCAAGTGAGCGAAGAAGAGGAAGAGGAAATTGAAGAAATCGAAGTCGAAGAAGTCGAAGAGGAGGTGGAAGAAGAAGAGGAGGAAGAGGAAGAAGACGAAGaggaaatcgacgaagagaaggAAGTGATTCGCAGACCGACGGGAGCGCAATCGGCAGACGAGGAGGTGAAACCGGAACCGGAGAAGCCCGaaccaacgacgacgacgaaatcGAGCTCACCCAGCCTCTACAGCAGAAGTTCGTCGTACAGTCCACCTTACGTGAGGCGCCAGTGGCGGCGTACCTGGGATGACTAG